DNA from Amycolatopsis sp. DSM 110486:
ACGAGCCGCTGACCGAGGAGATCGCGGCCGTCGTCTGAGCCGGCGTCGCTCAGCCGGACTGGCTCAACCCGACTGGGCCGCGAGCCGCTCTTCACGGTCGGCCGTCGCCAGGGCGTCCAGGACGCCGTCGAGGTCGCCGTCGAGGACCTGGTCGAGGTTGTAGGCCTTGTAGTTCACCCGGTGGTCCGAGATGCGGTTCTCCGGGAAGTTGTACGTGCGCACGCGCTCGGAGCGGTCGACGGTGCGGACCTGCGAACGGCGGGCGTCCGAGGCCTTCGCGGCGGCCTCTTCCTCGGCGATGGCCTGCAGGCGCGCCTGCAGCACCTGCAGCGCGCGGGCGCGGTTCTGGATCTGGGACTTCTCGTTCTGGCACGAGACGACGATGCCGGTCGGCAGGTGCGTGATGCGCACGGCCGAGTCGGTGGTGTTCACGCTCTGGCCGCCGGGGCCGGACGAGCGGAAGACGTCGATACGCAGGTCGTTCGGGTCGATCTCGACCTCGACCTCTTCGGGCTCGGGGTAGATCAGCACACCGGCGGCAGACGTGTGGATGCGGCCCTGCGACTCGGTCGCCGGCACGCGCTGCACGCGGTGCACGCCGCCCTCGAACTTCAGGCGCGACCAGACGCCGTCGACGTCGGCGGTCTTGCTCTTGATCGACAGCGTGACGTCCTTGAAGCCGCCGAGGTCGGACTCGGTCGAGTCGAGGACCTCGGCCTTCCAACCGTGGCGCTCGGCGTAGCGCAGGTACATGCGCACCAGGTCGCCCGCGAACAGGGCGGACTCCTCGCCGCCTTCGCCGGACTTGACCTCCATGACCACGTCGGAGCCGTCGTACGGGTCGCGCGGCAGCAGCAGCTCCGTGAGGCGGGACTCGAGGTCGGGGATCTTCGCGGCCAGCTCGTCGGCCTCTTCCGCGAACGTCGAGTCCTCGGCCGCCAGCTCCCTCGCCGCGGAGAGGTCGTCGCGCGTCTGGTCGAGCTCACGCACGGCGCGCACGACGGGGCTCAGCTCCGCGTAGCGGCGGCCCAGCTTGCGGGCCTTGGCCTGGTCGGCGTGCACGGCCGGGTCCGCCAGCTGCTCTTCCAGCTGGGCGTGCTCGGCGAGCAGCCCCTTGAGCGAAGTCGAATCCACTTCCGCGCCTTCTTCCGGGCCTAGTACCACCAACGACAGAATTTCACCGACGGACAGCAAACGGCGCCCACTCGCACGTGCGAGTGGGCGCCGTGGGCGAAGCTACTTGGCGTCGTTCTTCTGCCGCTTGCCGTAGCGCTTCTCGAAGCGCGCAACCCGGCCACCGGTGTCCATGATCTTCTGCTTGCCGGTGTAGAACGGGTGGCAGTTCGAGCAGATCTCGACGTGGATCGCGCCCGAGTCCTTGGTGCTGCGGGTGGTGAAGCTGTTCCCGCAGTTACAGGTGACCTGAGTCGTCACGTACTCAGGGTGAATGCCGCTCTTCATGGTGTCCTCTCTTGTTGGCCCCGGGTCCCCAGGATCGGGGTGAACCGGTGCCGGACTTCAGCGGGTCATTGTGCCAGACGGGCTGACGGTGAGTTCAACCAACCCGCCTGGCCTGGTATTCCTCGCCCCAGGAGCTGTCAGCCCCAGAAGCCGTGAAGGGCACCGTGGGGGAATCGGATTCCCTCACAGTGCCCTTCACGGACGGTGAAACGGTGGAGCTCAGTCCTCGTCGTTCGCGCCGAGGGCCGTCTTCGAGACCTGCATGAGGAACTCGATGTTGGTCTTCGTCTTGCGCAGGCGCGAGATCAGCAGGTCGATGGCCTGCTGCGAGTCCAGCGCGTGGAGCACGCGGTGCAGCTTGTGCGTGACGGCGAGCTCGTCCGGCGAGAGCAGCAGCTCTTCCTTGCGGGTGCCGGACGGGTTGACGTCGACCGCCGGGAACACGCGGCGCTCGGAGATCTTGCGGTCGAGCTTGAGCTCGGCGTTGCCGGTGCCCTTGAACTCTTCGAAGATCACCGTGTCCATCGTGGAGCCCGTCTCCACCATCGCCGTGGCGAAGATGGTGAGCGAGCCGCCGTTCTCGATGTTGCGCGCGGCACCCAGGAAACGCTTCGGCGGGTACAGCGCCGTCGAGTCGACACCACCGGACAGGATCCGGCCCGACGCGGGCGCGGCCAGGTTGTAGGCGCGGCCGAGGCGGGTGATCGAGTCGAGCAGCACCACCACGTCGTGGCCCATCTCGACCAGGCGCTTGGCGCGCTCGATCGAGAGCTCCGCGACCGAGGTGTGGTCGGCCGGCGGGCGGTCGAAGGTCGAGGCGATGACCTCGCCCTTCACGGACCGCTGCATGTCCGTGACCTCTTCCGGCCGCTCGTCGACCAGCACGACCATGAGGTGGCACTCAGGGTTGTTCGTGGTGATCGCGTTGGCGATGTCCTGCATGATCGTGGTCTTACCGGCCTTCGGCGGCGACACGATCAGGGCGCGCTGCCCCTTGCCGACCGGCATGATCAGGTCGATCACGCGGGTGGTGAGCTTGTGCGACTCGGTCTCGAGACGCAGGCGCTCGTTGGGGTAGAGCGGGGTCAGCTTGGTGAAGTCGGGGCGGCGCTTGGCCTCGTCCGGCTCCAGGCCGTTGATCGAGTCGACGCGCACCAGCGGGTTGAACTTCTGCCGCTGCTGCTCGCCGTCACGCGGCTGGCGGACGACACCGGTGATGGCGTCACCGCGGCGCAGGCCGTACTTGCGGACCAGCGAGAGCGACACGTACACGTCGTTCGGCCCGGCGAGGTAGCCGGACGTGCGCACGAACGCGTAGTTGTCGAGCACGTCCAGGATGCCGGCGACCGGCAGCAGGACGTCGTCCTCGCGGATCTCGGTGTCCGGCGAACCGCCTTCGACGCGACCGCCCCCGCTGCCCCGGCGACGGCGGTCGCGGAAGCGCCGGCCGCGACGGCCGCCCTCTTCGTCGTCCTCCGGGCCCTGCGAACGGTTGTCCTGCTGGCCGCGGTTGCCGCTGTCCTGCTGGTTGTTGCGCTGGCGGTTGTCGCGGCTGTCCCGGTTGTCCGAGCCGCCGCGGTTGTTGTCGCGGCCGCCCTGACGCTCGGCGCGGTCACCACGGTCGCCACGCTGCTCACGGTCACCACGCTGCTCACGGTCGCCACGCTGGCCACCGTCACGCTGCTGGCCACCGTCACGCTGCTGGCCACCGTCACGCTGCTGGCCACCGTCACGCTGCTCACGCTGCTCGCGCTGGCCGTCGGGCGCGCCCGCGGCACGGTTCGAGCCGCGGCGACGACGGCTGCGGCCGCCTTCCTCCTGCTGCCCGTCGGAGTTCTGCTGGCCGCCGTCGCGGTCCTGGCGCTCCTGCTGCGCGGGCTTCTCGGCCGGCGCCTCGGCTGCCGGAGCCGAACCGTTGGTCTCGGCCTTGGGAGCCGACGCCTCGGCGCTCGGGGTCTCCTCGCGCTTCTTCTCGGCCCGGGCCGGCTCTTCGGTCTTCGCGGCCTTCGAGGCCTTGGGAGCCGGAGTGTCGCCGACGCCGTCGAGCGGGAGAGTCTCCGCCGTGGCGGTGCGCTTCTTGGTCTTGCCCTGCCGCTCGCGGATCGCGGCGATCAGGTCACCCTTGCGCATCCCCGTGGTCTCGCCCACACCCAGTTCGCCCGCCAGCTGGCGGAGCTCGGCGATGACCATCCCCGACAGGCCCCCGGTGCGGCGCTTCGGAGCGGCCGCGGCCCCATTCGTCTCAGCGGCCGCGGCGGGGGTCTCCACGTCGCCGCTCAACAGATCGGTGTTGCTCACACATGTCCTTCCTGACCGATCCACGCCTCCAGGTGGATCAGCGGACTGCCGCCGATCGCGTCTGATCGCGAAACGGCATTTGCTTCCGATGCGGGCGAGTCGCGCCTAGCCGTGCGGAACACAGCGAGAGCGTCGCCAGCACAGGGATGTTTGCCTCCCCCAAACGGAGGAAACGGAATTCGGCACCGCCGAAACCGGAAACCCGCCTGCGTCCCTCCGCGTCCCGCTTGCCAGGCGGCGCAGAGCTGGCGGATCGACGAAGGATGCGGACCGGAGGCTCGCGAGGAGCGAACAGGACCGGCATCGGGTGCGGAAACGCACGGTGATCGAACGCCCCCGAGGGTAGACCGCCCTGTGGGCGGGTGCAACAACCACCCCCCGCGTGGCGCACGTTCCGCCCGCCACGTGACCGGGGCTTTACTGAGCCGCAACCTGAACACCCGTCAGGTCCACGCCCAGCTCGGCGACGTCGAACCCTTCAACGTCGCATTCCGGCGGCAATATTCCCGTCGTGGTGAGGGCGAGCACAGTGGGACCGGCGCCGGAGATCGTCGCCGCCACGCCGTGAGCACGGAGTGTGCGTACCAATTCGGAGCTCGCGGGGTACGCGCTGGCCCGGTACTCCTGGTGCAGCCGGTCTTCCGTGGCCGCCAGCAGCAGCTCGGGTCTGGTCGTCATGGCGAGCACCGAAAGCGCTGTGCGGCCCGCGCTGTGCGCCGCGTCGGCGTGCGGAACGTGCTGCGGCAGCAGGCCGCGCGTGGCGTCCGTGGACGACTTCAGCGCCGGGATCGCCACCACAGGACGGATCTTGGTGCTGGGCTCCACTCGTTCGGCGTGGAAGCGCCCGTTGTCGCACCACGCCACCACGAGCCCGCCGAGCAGGCTGGCGGCCGCGTTGTCCGCGTGGCCCTCGAACTCGGCCGCGAGCTGCAAAGCCTCGTCGTCGAGCGCGACGCCCGCCAGCGCGTAACCCAGCGCCACGCCGGACACCACGGCGGCGGCCGAGGAACCGAGCCCGCGTGCGTGCGGGATCTTGTTGAAGCAGCGCAGGTGCAGGCCCGGCGGGCGCACGTCGAAGTGCGCGCACGCGCGGCGGATCGCCCGCACCACGAGGTGCGTCTCGTCGGTGGGGACGTCGGCGACCCCGCCTGCGCCGGCGTCGACCACCTCGACCTTGAGGCCGTCTTCGATCACCTGCAGCTCGACGACATCGCGGCGCGCCAGGGCCAGGCCCAGCGCGTCGAACCCCGGGCCGAGGTTGGCCGTCGAACCCGGCACCACGGCCCGGAACGACGCGCCCGCCGACCGGCCCGAGGAGCTCGTCACCGCAGGTCCAGGGCCGCTGCGACCGCCGTGGGATCGACGGCGAGGGGCTCGACCTCGACGTTGCCCTCGAGCGCGGTCGCGGGGTCCTTGAGGCCGTGGCCGGTGACCGTGCACACGACCGTGCTGCCCTTCGGCAGCCGGCCGTCCGCGGCGGTGGCGAGCAGGCCGGCGACGCTGGTGGCCGACGCGGGCTCCACGAACACGCCCTCGCGTCCGGCCAGCAGGCGGTAGGCCTCGAGGATCTTCGCGTCGGTGATCGCCTCGAACAGGCCGTCGGACTCTTCCTTCGCCTTCACCGCGCTCGTCCACGAAGCCGGGCTGCCGATGCGGATCGCCGTCGCGATGGTGTCGGGGTCCGCGACCGGTTCACCCAGCACGAGCGGCGCGGCGCCGGCCGCCTGGAAGCCGAACATCCGCGGGGTGTTCTTCACCACACCGTCTTCGGCGTACTCCGAATACCCGGCCCAGTAGGCGGTGATGTTGCCCGCGTTGCCCACCGGCAGGCAGTGGATGTCGGGCGCCTGGCCGAGCGCGTCACAGACCTCGAACGCCGCGGTCTTCTGGCCCGCGATGCGCACCGGGTTCACGGAGTTCACCAGCGTCACGGGGTAGTCGGCCGAGGTCTTGCGCGCGAGCTCGAGGCAGTCGTCGAAGTTGCCGTCGACCTGCAGGATGCGCGCGCCGTGCAGCACGGCCTGGGCGAGCTTGCCCATCGCGATCTTGCCCTGCGGCACGAGCACCGCGCAGGTGAGCCCGGCGCGCGCCGCGTAGGCGGCCGCCGAGGCCGACGTGTTGCCCGTCGACGCGCAGATCACGGCCTTGAGCCCGCTCGCCAGCGCGTGGGTGATGGCCACGGTCATGCCGCGGTCCTTGAACGAGCCGGTGGGGTTCGCGCCCTCCACCTTGAGGTACACCGTGCAGCCCGTGAGCTCCGACAG
Protein-coding regions in this window:
- the prfA gene encoding peptide chain release factor 1, which gives rise to MDSTSLKGLLAEHAQLEEQLADPAVHADQAKARKLGRRYAELSPVVRAVRELDQTRDDLSAARELAAEDSTFAEEADELAAKIPDLESRLTELLLPRDPYDGSDVVMEVKSGEGGEESALFAGDLVRMYLRYAERHGWKAEVLDSTESDLGGFKDVTLSIKSKTADVDGVWSRLKFEGGVHRVQRVPATESQGRIHTSAAGVLIYPEPEEVEVEIDPNDLRIDVFRSSGPGGQSVNTTDSAVRITHLPTGIVVSCQNEKSQIQNRARALQVLQARLQAIAEEEAAAKASDARRSQVRTVDRSERVRTYNFPENRISDHRVNYKAYNLDQVLDGDLDGVLDALATADREERLAAQSG
- the rpmE gene encoding 50S ribosomal protein L31; translated protein: MKSGIHPEYVTTQVTCNCGNSFTTRSTKDSGAIHVEICSNCHPFYTGKQKIMDTGGRVARFEKRYGKRQKNDAK
- the rho gene encoding transcription termination factor Rho — translated: MSNTDLLSGDVETPAAAAETNGAAAAPKRRTGGLSGMVIAELRQLAGELGVGETTGMRKGDLIAAIRERQGKTKKRTATAETLPLDGVGDTPAPKASKAAKTEEPARAEKKREETPSAEASAPKAETNGSAPAAEAPAEKPAQQERQDRDGGQQNSDGQQEEGGRSRRRRGSNRAAGAPDGQREQREQRDGGQQRDGGQQRDGGQQRDGGQRGDREQRGDREQRGDRGDRAERQGGRDNNRGGSDNRDSRDNRQRNNQQDSGNRGQQDNRSQGPEDDEEGGRRGRRFRDRRRRGSGGGRVEGGSPDTEIREDDVLLPVAGILDVLDNYAFVRTSGYLAGPNDVYVSLSLVRKYGLRRGDAITGVVRQPRDGEQQRQKFNPLVRVDSINGLEPDEAKRRPDFTKLTPLYPNERLRLETESHKLTTRVIDLIMPVGKGQRALIVSPPKAGKTTIMQDIANAITTNNPECHLMVVLVDERPEEVTDMQRSVKGEVIASTFDRPPADHTSVAELSIERAKRLVEMGHDVVVLLDSITRLGRAYNLAAPASGRILSGGVDSTALYPPKRFLGAARNIENGGSLTIFATAMVETGSTMDTVIFEEFKGTGNAELKLDRKISERRVFPAVDVNPSGTRKEELLLSPDELAVTHKLHRVLHALDSQQAIDLLISRLRKTKTNIEFLMQVSKTALGANDED
- the thrB gene encoding homoserine kinase; the encoded protein is MTSSSGRSAGASFRAVVPGSTANLGPGFDALGLALARRDVVELQVIEDGLKVEVVDAGAGGVADVPTDETHLVVRAIRRACAHFDVRPPGLHLRCFNKIPHARGLGSSAAAVVSGVALGYALAGVALDDEALQLAAEFEGHADNAAASLLGGLVVAWCDNGRFHAERVEPSTKIRPVVAIPALKSSTDATRGLLPQHVPHADAAHSAGRTALSVLAMTTRPELLLAATEDRLHQEYRASAYPASSELVRTLRAHGVAATISGAGPTVLALTTTGILPPECDVEGFDVAELGVDLTGVQVAAQ
- the thrC gene encoding threonine synthase produces the protein MTAWPGIIEAYRDRVPVPDGAQVVTLGEGNTPLLPAAHLSELTGCTVYLKVEGANPTGSFKDRGMTVAITHALASGLKAVICASTGNTSASAAAYAARAGLTCAVLVPQGKIAMGKLAQAVLHGARILQVDGNFDDCLELARKTSADYPVTLVNSVNPVRIAGQKTAAFEVCDALGQAPDIHCLPVGNAGNITAYWAGYSEYAEDGVVKNTPRMFGFQAAGAAPLVLGEPVADPDTIATAIRIGSPASWTSAVKAKEESDGLFEAITDAKILEAYRLLAGREGVFVEPASATSVAGLLATAADGRLPKGSTVVCTVTGHGLKDPATALEGNVEVEPLAVDPTAVAAALDLR